Proteins encoded within one genomic window of Natator depressus isolate rNatDep1 chromosome 1, rNatDep2.hap1, whole genome shotgun sequence:
- the LOC141997058 gene encoding olfactory receptor 52M1-like, with protein sequence MQETPFCLRVGHLLPYSMSDSNTTDFTNPSTFILMGIPGLEAAHVWISIPFCTMYAIAILGNFTILFIVKTEQSLHGPMYYFLCMLAVTDLVLSTSILPKILSIFWFNSREIDFHICLTQMYVIQCFSAMESGIFVAMAFDRYVAICDPLRHSTILTNTVVAKIGLAVVLRGSILSLPCPILARQWPYCRTNIIPHSYCEHIAVVKLACADTSVSSYYSLSFAFLMTGLDVFFIAMSYTQILRAIFSLPTKDAQLKTFGTCSSHLCAILTFYIPDLFSSLTHRFGHNVPLHFFILSANVYLVVPPLLHPLIYGVRTKEIRDKLLQLFTHKGM encoded by the coding sequence ATGCAGGAGACACCGTTCTGCCTCAGAGTTGGACACCTTCTCCCAtactccatgtcagattccaacacaacTGACTttaccaacccctccaccttcatcctgatgggcattcctggcctggaggctgctcatgtctggatctccatccccttctgcaccatgTATGCCATAGCCATCTTGGGGAACTTCACTATCCTGTTCATTGTGAAGACGGAGCAGAgcctccatgggcccatgtactatttcctctgtaTGCTGGCTGTCACCGACCTGGTCCTGTCCACATCCATCCTGCCCAAAAtactgagcatcttctggtttaATTCCAGAGAGATAGATTTCCATatctgcctcacccagatgtacgTCATTCAGTGCTTCTCAGCGATGGAGTCTGGGATCTTCGTGGCCATGGCTTTTgatcgctacgtggccatctgTGATCCCCTGAGACATTCGACCATCCTGACAAACACTGTGGTAGCCAAGATCGGCTTGGCCGTGGTGTTGCGTGGAAGCATTCTCTCACTGCCCTGTCCAATCCTGGCGAGGcagtggccatattgcagaacgAACATCATCCCCCACTCGTACTGTGAGCACATAGCTGTGGTGAAGCTGGCCTGCGCCGACACCAGCGTCAGTAGTTACTACAGCCTCTCTTTCGCATTCTTGATGACTGGTCTGGATGTGTTTTTTATTGCCATGTCCTATacccagatcctcagggccatcttcagcctccccacaaaggacGCCCAGCTTAAGACTTTTGGGACCTGCAGCTCTCACCTCTGTGCCATCTTAACCTTTTATATCCCAgatctcttctcctccctcacaCATCGCTTTGGCCACAATGTGCCTCTGCATTTCTTCATTCTCAGTGCCAACGTGTACCTTGTGGTGCCCCCATTGCTACATCCCCTCATCTACGGGGTGAGGACTAAAGAGATCCGTGACAAGCTGCTCCAGCTCTTCACTCATAAAGGGATGTAA